From Anopheles darlingi chromosome 2, idAnoDarlMG_H_01, whole genome shotgun sequence, the proteins below share one genomic window:
- the LOC125959887 gene encoding puff-specific protein Bx42 — translation MSLSSVLPAPTNPVWDRDDERKMKTPSMGALVSAKVAAPPYGQRKGWIPRNEADFGDGGAFPEIHVAQYPLGMGAPGNASKKSNALAVQLDQTGKVKYDAIARQGHSKDKIVYSNINQLLPAEVLAEDAEELQMPDQETINDITESTRKALEKLTNQKIVSAMPVRAAEKQAPAQYIRYTPSQQGDAFNSGAKQRIIRMVEAQVDPMEPPRFRINKKIPRGPPSPPAPVLHSPTRKVTVKEQKEWKVPPCISNWKNAKGYTIPLDKRLAADGRGLQQVHINEKFAKMAEALYIADRKAREAVEARAQLEKKLAQKEKEKKEDMLRAMAQRARDERAGIRHPDAAGDGPSTSADLRERDEIRAERHRERARDRNLARAAPEKRSKLQRERERDISEQIALGMPAKSQLSGEAQFDQRLFNTSKGMDSGYGDDEAYNVYDKPWRESGTLGQHIYRPSKALDNDNYGADLEKIVSTNRFVPDKEFSGTDRSGQNVRQGPVQFEKEEDPFGLDQFLTMAKKAPKRKEDSSAGPSGSGGGGSSRDKDRKKRRD, via the exons ATGTCTCTGTCCAGCGTGCTACCAGCGCCAACCAATCCCGTTTGGGATCGGGATGACGAgcgcaaaatgaaaacaccATCGATGGGCGCGTTGGTCAGTGCCAAGGTCGCGGCGCCACCGTATGGACAACGCAAAGGTTGGATCCCGCGAAACGAGGCCGACTTTGGTGATGGGGGCGCCTTCCCGGAGATTCACGTCGCGCAGTACCCGCTTG GCATGGGTGCACCCGGAAATGCATCCAAGAAATCGAACGCTCTCGCGGTTCAGCTGGACCAGACGGGAAAAGTCAAGTACGATGCCATCGCTAGGCAGGGCCACTCGAAGGACAAGATCGTGTACTCGAACATTAACCAACTGCTACCGGCTGAAGTGTTGGCTGAGGATGCGGAAGAGTTGCAGATGCCCGACCAGGAAACGATAAACGATATCACGGAAAGTACGCGGAAAGCGCTCGAGAAGCTCACCAATCAGAAGATTGTCTCGGCTATGCCAGTACGAGCGGCGGAGAAGCAAGCTCCAGCCCAGTACATCCGCTACACACCGTCACAGCAGGGTGATGCGTTTAATTCAGGCGCCAAGCAACGCATCATTCGCATGGTGGAAGCCCAGGTGGATCCGATGGAACCACCGCGATTCCGAATCAACAAAAAGATTCCCCGGGGTCCACCTTCGCCACCTGCTCCGGTGCTCCACTCGCCGACCCGAAAGGTGACGGTAAAGGAGCAAAAGGAGTGGAAGGTTCCGCCCTGCATTTCCAACTGGAAGAACGCCAAAGGGTACACCATCCCGCTCGACAAGCGACTGGCAGCGGACGGGCGCGGATTGCAGCAGGTACACATTAACGAAAAGTTTGCCAAAATGGCCGAGGCGCTGTACATTGCCGATCGGAAGGCGCGTGAAGCGGTGGAAGCGCGAGCACAGCTGGAGAAGAAATTGgcccagaaggagaaggaaaagaaggaagacaTGCTGCGAGCGATGGCACAACGGGCGCGTGACGAGCGTGCCGGTATTCGGCATCCGGATGCGGCCGGCGATGGTCCCTCGACATCGGCCGATCTGCGCGAGCGAGATGAAATCCGTGCCGAGCGTCACCGGGAAAGGGCCCGCGATCGCAACCTGGCACGTGCGGCCCCGGAAAAGCGCTCCAAGCTGCAGCGCGAACGCGAGCGAGACATTTCGGAGCAGATTGCTCTGGGAATGCCGGCGAAGAGCCAGCTTTCGGGAGAGGCGCAGTTCGATCAACGACTGTTCAACACCTCGAAGGGCATGGACTCGGGTTACGGGGACGATGAGGCGTACAATGTGTACGATAAGCCGTGGCGTGAGTCCGGCACGCTCGGACAGCACATTTACCGGCCGAGCAAAGCGCTGGATAACGATAACTATGGTGCTGATCTGGAGAAGATCGTCAGCACGAACCGCTTCGTGCCGGACAAAGAGTTTAGCGGTACGGATCGCAGCGGGCAGAATGTGCGGCAGGGACCGGTTCAGTtcgaaaaggaggaagatcCATTCGGTTTGGATCAGTTCTTGACGATGGCCAAGAAAGcaccgaagcgaaaggaagatTCTTCCGCTGGAcccagcggcagtggcggtggtggaagcaGCCGTGACAAGGATCGCAAGAAGCGTCGCGATTAG
- the LOC125951713 gene encoding TBC1 domain family member 22B encodes MSASGAGSSTATGGSTATATATTTDSATSSSFWRTNSRSIPGRPTTVANRIGAGRPIGSGSGSSSFQDYQESVSDAWDLGDDEFCIISGVVDTRISKRASQTAALNVIKTHKSGSKAQSGEAFPSIARTGTPADAASRLEQAADHRESQQTGAVVGQDGTEVGIVNLDLQPNRLPQPPVSGGLGSPNDGPAVYDHRIRQRFHAYPGRPQPLKLSSNVASKDVECESKYEKFSNILEAPLLNLIALKELSWSGVPRKMRAVTWRLLSGYLPTSLERRQTVLERKRVDYHKLVQQYFDAERRDESQQDTYRQIHIDVPRMNPHVALFQQQLVQEMFERILFIWAIRHPASGYVQGINDLVTPFFIVFLQEAVGPDKELEQCQLVALSIEQRDIIEADSFWCLSKFLDCIQDNYIFAQLGIQAKVNQLKELIQRIDGTLHRHLQAHGVDYLQFSFRWMNNLLTRELPLYCTIRLWDTYLAESDGFAVFQLYVCAAFLLHWRDQLLQEKDFQGLMLLLQNLPTHNWMDSHIGVLVAEAFRLKFTYADAPKHLEGKS; translated from the exons ATGAGCGCTAGTGGTGCGGGCAGCTCGACGGCTACCGGTGGTTCGACGGCCACGGCTACCGCCACCACGACCGATAGCGCCACATCGTCCTCCTTTTGGCGCACCAACAGCCGCTCCATACCgggccgaccgacgaccgtgGCGAATCGGATCGGCGCCGGTCGACCCATCGGATCCGGTTCAGGTTCAAGCTCATTCCAGGACTACCAGGAATCGGTAAGCGATGCCTGGGACCTGGGTGATGACGAGTTCTGCATCATTTCCGGTGTAGTCGATACACGCATCTCGAAACGAGCCTCACAGACGGCCGCTCTGAACGTGATCAAAACACACAAGAGCGGCAGCAAAGCCCAATCCGGCGAAGCATTTCCCAGTATTGCACGCACCGGAACGCCGGCCGATGCTGCGAGCCGATTAGAGCAAGCGGCAGATCATCGAGAAAGTCAGCAGACAGGAGCAGTGGTGGGGCAGGATGGGACAGAAGTTGGCATCGTAAACCTGGATCTACAACCGAACCGACTACCACAACCGCCAGTCTCCGGAGGCCTTGGTAGCCCGAATGATGGCCCGGCCGTATACGATCATCG GATTCGTCAAAGGTTTCACGCTTACCCGGGCCGTCCACAGCCGTTGAAGCTGTCCTCCAACGTAGCATCGAAGGATGTGGAGTGTGAGTCCAAATACGAAAAGTTTAGCAACATTCTCGAGGCACCTCTTTTGAATTTGATTGCCCTCAAGGAGCTTAGTTGGTCGGGTGTGCCGCGCAAAATGCGTGCCGTGACGTGGCGTCTGCTATCCGGCTACCTACCGACCAGCCTCGAACGGCGGCAGACAGTACTGGAGCGGAAGCGCGTCGATTACCACAAGCTCGTCCAGCAGTATTTTGATGCGGAGCGGCGCGACGAAAGCCAGCAGGATACGTATCGTCAGATACACATCGATGTACCGCGCATGAACCCGCACGTGGCgctcttccagcagcagctcgtgcaGGAGATGTTCGAACGCATTCTCTTCATCTGGGCCATCCGGCATCCGGCGTCCGGGTATGTGCAGGGCATTAACGATCTCGTGACACCGTTCTTCATCGTCTTCCTGCAAGAGGCTGTCGGGCCGG ATAAAGAACTGGAACAATGCCAACTCGTTGCGCTGAGCATTGAGCAGCGCGATATTATCGAAGCCGATTCGTTCTGGTGTTTGTCCAAGTTTCTCGACTGCATCCAGGATAATTACATCTTTGCGCAGCTCGGCATTCAGGCGAAGGTGAATCAGCTAAAGGAACTCATCCAACGGATTGATG GTACATTGCATCGTCACCTCCAGGCGCACGGTGTTGACTATCTGCAATTTTCTTTCCGCTGGATGAACAATCTGCTGACGCGCGAACTACCGCTCTACTGTACCATCCGGCTTTGGGACACGTATCTGGCCGAATCGGACGGATTCGCCGTGTTTCAGCTGTACGTTTGTGCCGCCTTTCTGCTCCATTGGCGCGATCAGCTACTACAGGAGAAGGATTTCCAG GGATTAATGCTACTGTTACAGAATCTGCCAACCCACAACTGGATGGACTCGCATATcggggtgctggtggcggaagCGTTTCGTCTCAAGTTCACGTACGCTGACGCTCCGAAGCATCTGGAGGGCAAAAGTTGA
- the LOC125951712 gene encoding uncharacterized protein LOC125951712: MSATVVAGAPGKPEQEQQEQKSNSQQEDSCEEKFHKVLAAFLNRGFKINNDVYLEMIVSHLSGKHDEDHRKFIKSAEVFRWLETMLQQWESDRPPASDIGAFTLQLLAMIVENEWDFSRIQSGSKMLDRFQACIVRNGKLQNASIKLGHVLVLKAISRHAMGMSWIKQSGSWRICLDYYNGYQTIYITRETSLFIDEVLERFCAMGDYEEVQAIIRTILSPLIDCVWKSPEQDDAVLVNDDRSQKIITPLLSLMQTLFRRIIERGKRTRVAYYILYTYKFERNLWKFTDTMHDHTYLAKIWQTHIFANCARLCTMEIPHDDPMTAVDLTFDRYTLNFLNYVNFSIRRGNVQNVMLMAETHHALWRILGDRAPEEVVLKNQSIRFGDQILLLQLFPVLYEMHLLVGKELPDYVEKFCTKLYDIACEFTIRLIYACRDIFQAYNLNVTELACKSIQGIVTTHKLPRARAVIAFQAFVYVLKEFLPDMCCPSVDGETQRANGSDGKTSLILSKPNLLSAIINGLIALIESYDITWKECIESTAVVNFMLNLLTNPNLPPRLVVLALKLTQISIEHFLAPNLALLMDNIAGTGLEYVGRIIYKRLHDLSWEARDSALELLASVVIISEIKFPAFQKHILECNIIAVVESAAKNDTEAYVRASALRCLTLMVKIRLFWDQAISKLSLMNHLIDVIDNESEGVVRREAINTVREIYANHKIQAQCLDSVFSVLAHAAVNDLYWEVKVNALHFWQLVMCRQFQHQGMIDGVFPAVTFSKEHKKIVTLTEREIQTRLLKVLNELSLRGCLGVLLACLGDDCDLGVVKEATKVIEKLMSYLNRYGFLDYYQNLPGSTQAVAGTATLTKNTNELSSVMATRPSVNDAKETPVTIVSSTSESTATVANLHQEANTSRRRNDADYNSGNVACNSTMEADEIIDSIVNLDDMNLLSSTYNPRVTMATACTLQGGDDCGCDPSIQHAELFRQYAAVSVEQFLQRVRSLDLTAIVSSRERWLQHTDSFGSLLDDVLFSYYAAEVNDADCY; the protein is encoded by the exons ATGTCCGCTACGGTTGTGGCGGGCGCCCCAGGCAAAccggagcaggagcaacaggagcagaaATCGAACTCGCAACAGGAGGATAGCTGTGAGGAAAAGTTCCACAAAGTGCTGGCCGCCTTTCTTAACCGTGGCTTCAAGATCAACAACGATGTTTACCTGGAGATGATCGTTAGCCACCTATCCGGCAAGCATGATGAAG ATCACCGTAAATTCATCAAATCGGCCGAAGTGTTCCGGTGGCTCGAGACGATGCTGCAACAGTGGGAAAGCGATCGACCTCCGGCAAGCGATATTGGGGCCTTTACGCTCCAGCTGCTCGCGATGATCGTCGAGAATGAATGGGACTTTTCGCGGATCCAGAGTGGCAGCAAGATGCTGGACCGCTTCCAGGCGTGCATCGTACGGAACGGTAAACTGCAAAACGCTTCGATCAAGCTCGGTCACGTGTTGGTACTGAAGGCCATCTCCCGGCACGCGATGGGCATGAGCTGGATCAAACAGTCCGGATCGTGGCGCATCTGTCTGGACTACTACAACGGCTATCAAACGATCTACATCACCCGAGAAACGTCACTCTTCATCGACGAGGTACTGGAACGGTTCTGTGCGATGGGTGACTACGAGGAAGTGCAAGCGATCATACGCACCATCCTGTCGCCGTTGATCGATTGCGTGTGGAAGAGCCCCGAGCAGGATGATGCGGTGCTGGTGAATGATGACCGCTCACAAAAGATCATCACCCCGCTGCTGAGTCTCATGCAGACACTCTTCCGGCGGATTATCGAGCGAGGCAAGCGAACCCGGGTAGCGTACTACATCCTCTACACTTACAAGTTCGAGCGCAACCTGTGGAAGTTCACCGATACGATGCACGATCACACCTATCTGGCCAAGATCTGGCAGACGCACATCTTCGCCAACTGTGCTCGCCTCTGCACAATGGAAATACCGCACGACGATCCGATGACAGCGGTGGATCTTACCTTCGACCGTTACACACTCAACTTTCTGAACTACGTAAACTTCTCAATCCGGCGGGGTAACGTGCAGAacgtgatgctgatggcagAGACACATCACGCGCTCTGGCGTATACTAGGCGATCGAGCaccggaggaggtggtgctgaAGAACCAGAGCATCCGCTTCGGGGACCagattttgctgctgcagctgtttcCCGTACTTTACGAGATGCATTTATTGGTCGGCAAAGAGCTGCCGGATTACGTGGAGAAGTTTTGCACAAAGCTGTACGATATCGCGTGCGAATTCACGATCCGGTTGATCTACGCTTGCCGGGATATCTTTCAGGCGTACAATCTTAACGTTACCGAGCTGGCCTGCAAATCCATCCAGGGTATCGTCACGACACACAAGCTCCCGAGAGCCCGGGCCGTTATTGCGTTCCAAGCTTTTGTCTACGTGCTTAAGGAGTTTCTGCCCGATATGTGCTGTCCTTCGGTCGATGGGGAGACACAGCGTGCGAATGGATCGGATGGTAAAACGTCGCTCATTCTAAGCAAACCCAACTTACTGTCCGCGATCATCAACGGGCTGATCGCGCTAATCGAAAGCTACGATATCACGTGGAAGGAATGCATCGAATCGACGGCCGTCGTCAACTTTATGCTGAACCTGCTCACCAACCCGAACCTACCACCGAGG CTGGTAGTACTGGCGCTTAAGCTAACGCAGATTTCGATTGAACACTTTCTGGCCCCGAATTTGGCGCTTCTAATGGACAACATTGCCGGCACAGGGCTTGAGTACGTCGGGCGCATCATCTACAAGCGGCTACACGATCTCAGCTGGGAGGCACGCGATTCGGCGCTGGAACTACTCGCCTCGGTTGTCATCATCTCGGAAATCA AATTTCCCGCCTTTCAGAAACACATTCTCGAGTGCAACATCATAGCGGTAGTCGAGTCGGCGGCCAAGAACGACACGGAGGCGTACGTACGTGCCTCGGCGCTACGCTGCCTGACGTTGATGGTGAAGATACGCCTCTTCTGGGATCAGGCAATATCGAAACTATCACTTATG AACCACCTCATCGATGTGATCGACAACGAGAGTGAAGGTGTTGTACGTCGAGAAGCGATCAACACGGTACGGGAAATCTACGCCAATCACAAGATACAGGCACAGTGTCTCGATAGCGTCTTCTCCGTGCTGGCCCATGCCGCGGTCAACGATCTCTACTGGGAGGTGAAGGTCAATGCGCTCCACTTCTGGCAGCTCGTAATGTGCCGTCAGTTTCAGCATCAAGGTATGATCGACGGTGTCTTCCCGGCCGTCACCTTCTCGAAGGAACACAAAAAGATTGTCACCCTAACCGAGCGCGAGATTCAAACACGGCTCCTGAAAGTGCTTAATGAACTGTCGTTGCGCGGCTGTCTCGGCGTTCTGCTGGCGTGCCTCGGTGACGACTGCGATCTGGGCGTAGTGAAGGAAGCGACGAAAGTGATCGAGAAACTGATGTCGTACCTGAACCGGTACGGGTTTCTTGATTACTATCAGAATCTCCCCGGTAGCACGCAAGCTGTAGCTGGTACGGCTACACTCACGAAGAATACGAACGAATTATCCTCAGTAATGGCCACGAGACCATCGGTAAACGATGCAAAGGAAACCCCAGTAACCATCGTTTCGTCGACCAGCGAAAGCACGGCTACCGTGGCGAATCTACACCAAGAAGCAAATACAAGCCGCCGCCGGAACGATGCGGACTATAACAGCGGAAATGTGGCCTGTAACAGTACGATGGAAGCGGATGAAATCATTGACTCGATCGTAAATCTGGACGATATGAATCTGCTTTCGAGTACGTACAATCCCCGCGTTACCATGGCTACTGCTTGCACCCTGCAAGGTGGTGACGATTGTGGCTGCGATCCCTCGATACAACACGCGGAACTGTTTCGTCAGTATGCGGCTGTTAGCGTGGAACAGTTCCTTCAACGCGTGCGATCGCTCGATTTGACCGCGATCGTTAGCAGCCGGGAGCGATGGTTGCAGCACACGGATAGTTTCGGATCCCTGTTGGACGATGTGCTGTTCTCGTACTACGCGGCTGAGGTGAACGATGCAGATTGTTACTGA